The following proteins come from a genomic window of Suricata suricatta isolate VVHF042 chromosome 5, meerkat_22Aug2017_6uvM2_HiC, whole genome shotgun sequence:
- the RPSA gene encoding 40S ribosomal protein SA: MSGALDVLQMKEEDVLKFLAAGTHLGGTNLDFQMEQYIYKRKSDGIYIINLKRTWEKLLLAARAIVAIENPADVSVISSRNTGQRAVLKFAAATGATPIAGRFTPGTFTNQIQAAFREPRLLVVTDPRADHQPLTEASYVNLPTIALCNTDSPLRYVDIAIPCNNKGAHSVGLMWWMLAREVLRMRGTISREHPWEVMPDLYFYRDPEEIEKEEQAAAEKAVTKEEFQGEWTAPAPEFTATQPEVADWSEGVQVPSVPIQQFPTEDWSAQTATEDWSAAPTAQATEWVGTTTEWS; the protein is encoded by the exons ATGTCCGGAGCCCTTGATGTCCTGCAAATGAAGGAGGAGGATGTCCTCAAATTCCTTGCAGCAGGAACCCACTTAGGTGGCACCAACCTTGACTTCCAAATGGAACAGTACATCTACAAAAGGAAAAGCGATG GCATCTACATCATAAATCTGAAGAGGACCTGGGAGAAGCTGCTGCTGGCGGCGCGTGCCATTGTTGCCATTGAAAACCCAGCCGATGTCAGCGTCATATCGTCCCGGAATACGGGCCAG CGAGCTGTGCTGAAGTTCGCTGCTGCCACCGGGGCCACTCCGATTGCCGGCCGCTTCACTCCCGGGACCTTCACCAACCAGATCCAGGCGGCCTTCCGGGAGCCGAGGCTTCTCGTGGTCACCGATCCCAGGGCTGACCACCAGCCGCTCACGGAGGCGTCTTACGTTAACCTGCCCACGATCGCTCTGTGCAACACAGACTCTCCCCTGCGCTACGTGGACATCGCCATCCCTTGCAACAACAAG GGTGCTCACTCAGTGGGTCTGATGTGGTGGATGCTGGCCCGGGAAGTCTTGCGCATGCGCGGCACCATCTCCCGGGAGCACCCGTGGGAGGTCATGCCGGACCTCTACTTCTACAGGGATCCCGAAGAG ATTGAAAAGGAGGAGCAGGCTGCTGCCGAAAAGGCTGTGACCAAGGAGGAATTTCAGGGTGAATGGACGGCCCCAGCGCCTGAGTTCACGGCTACTCAGCCCGAAGTCGCCGACTGGTCTGAAGGCGTGCAGGTGCCCTCCGTGCCCATCCAGCAGTTCCCCACCG AGGACTGGAGCGCCCAGACCGCCACGGAGGACTGGTCTGCAGCGCCCACGGCTCAGGCCACCGAGTGGGTGGGAACAACCACCGAGTGGTCTTGA